A part of Lampris incognitus isolate fLamInc1 chromosome 21, fLamInc1.hap2, whole genome shotgun sequence genomic DNA contains:
- the clic5a gene encoding chloride intracellular channel protein 5a, which translates to MTDTTTEEDKDPDIELFVKAGSDGESIGNCPFSQRLFMILWLKGVVFNVTTVDLKRKPADLHNLAPGTHPPFLTYEGEVHTDVNKIEEYLEEKLVPPKYPRLAAKNHKSNTAGNDIFAKFSAYVKNITPEHHKALEKALNKALAKLDEYLLRPLPEEHDAEGSTRKYLDGNELTLADCNLLPKLHVVKVVAKKYRNYEIPSDFRGIQRYLDNAYHRDEFTNTCAADVEIELAYKDVAKRLGK; encoded by the exons CAAGGACCCAGATATCGAGCTATTTGTCAAG gcGGGGAGCGATGGCGAGAGCATTGGGAACTGCCCCTTCTCTCAGCGCCTCTTCATGATCCTGTGGCTTAAAGGAGTGGTTTTCAACGTCACCACCGTCGACCTAAAGAG GAAGCCAGCAGACCTCCACAACCTGGCCCCGGGCACCCACCCTCCCTTCCTGACCTACGAAGGGGAGGTCCACACAGACGTCAACAAGATAGAGGAATACCTGGAGGAGAAGCTGGTTCCACCCAA gTATCCCAGGCTAGCGGCAAAGAACCACAAGTCCAACACAGCAGGAAATGACATATTTGCCAAGTTCTCAGCCTATGTCAAGAACATCACACCGGAGCACCATAAAG CTTTAGAGAAGGCTCTGAATAAGGCCCTGGCTAAGCTGGACGAGTACCTGCTGAGGCCCTTACCTGAGGAGCACGACGCGGAAGGGTCCACCCGGAAGTACCTGGACGGGAACGAGCTAACGCTAGCCGACTGCAACCTGCTGCCCAAACTACACGTGGTTAAG GTGGTCGCTAAGAAATACCGCAACTACGAAATCCCGTCAGATTTCCGAGGGATTCAGCGTTACCTTGACAATGCCTACCACCGGGACGAGTTCACCAACACCTGCGCAGCAGATGTGGAGATCGAGCTGGCCTATAAGGATGTAGCCAAGAGGCTGGGCAAGTGA